From a single Coturnix japonica isolate 7356 chromosome 18, Coturnix japonica 2.1, whole genome shotgun sequence genomic region:
- the BAHCC1 gene encoding BAH and coiled-coil domain-containing protein 1 isoform X1 has protein sequence MDGRDFAPAPRLLPERGGLGQRHGAGRGPGSAPPGPFQHTKFFPAPISMATHSAGSGLMGSAPASSFMGSFLSGSLGSGAPSHPSGPTASPPEPAFHGPHSGTSQIWFSHSHEAPGYPRFSGSLASTFLPMSHLDHHGNSNVLYSQHRFYESQKDNFYLRNLPAQPALLPTGHGFPGITRAAPGPPAGSCSRERDAGPVPKTPKDYDRFLAAKEKASKADSKERVQEDDGKERHRAVLPVPPEGHCKEGLPPRAGTKHLPSCLLGAKGLEGDGRATLPSCAGSALPRAVRCAKEPCREPTAPEAPPAYGECLERRQMLHHAVSYAVPAGPAPLGAAAAGSFPCLQLHAGPDVLCPLPEKGGRELKLSGATFVPSVGHLTDKSRSFQVAAEGCGMERAEGKERHSDTEAPSAAYGAAFHHGKAEGKAERRMEWGGPGARLKGLEYLGGGGGGAAEGTPYAALGPPPKGALEKGYFEVPPAPDCARAPHHGEPLGAKLGPSCCTLEKGPKEPPPQKVARIRHQQHGTGSEAEQSEGQRKALELNSLGYTAPHLPPWGMQGQGPPMGMAEERKGSYLDPFGTGLQQAALMTQGSVLSQDMPTPPDEVSAMKNLLKYSNQALIVGQKAAPFVGLGSIKGSCAHQDAKFPPPAKGQPELPDCARSREHELGHGEGEVRQPPVGIAVAVARQKDTLSRPEPSYGSGSSRQGRTAAGIKGKGLGDGVGWGSLWGRVHLCLLTAGTTRPMHVIDLEAEEERGRLCEERLGLPGRELLLQDNKELVEFARMHPSGGCPGDLTPHLMMAGGSSLPAGQLGGDPAAHAHPAHTHWLPRTRSPSIWMGGHSYGIGHPALHQNLPPAFPASMPSTMQPVFPLSQEPPTQLVILPTEPPAHGTPHTLADVMDQASLWPPMYPGRGPSAHLQHTGQLPVYSRSQFLRQQELYALQQQRAAQALEIQRQAHVQRKPEEQPLELEDVGPEKPLKPSHKAVALNPPAKAMSSAAPGPPKLSPCCHSPALRHPAKCPVALPTAPCTLPVCPTASSAVAPRSPADSPVPVQSKGSDGEDKRGEGQPPRDYPKSLEPDLPPGYSYPASSMGFSEVPPAEPADPDTMQAGSPPAEPEQSRTFSPAEEPSAEQELPSTGASAEGPGAMLHRHHLLLAAAPGAVPGEENFGVCRETAAVLEQSSVEQQHPVPTEGSSLLGPPDGEEEEEEEDEEEEEEEEGDSEGSGLESSCDEEEEEEGDDPSRAPSRQQCCSGGLEALIAAGIDLGELPALGSPEEPPPAPPSPAPCTVGLPGIALLSELAELELRQRRCDLAVEGEDEDLLAFNLQNLATVAAAWSLVEAASREGSPPALSPLPTSPPPRARVPRRKYTWTPKTKAVCPLKAAIEQLNTQEVEVRMRLAELQRRYKEKQRELVKLQRRHEHERDESSRSPARRGPGRPRKRKHCSTLSRAESRKVKAVQSSLSLLCAELHAEPQPKKKRSKLEQQYGAMAGAAEKVQHKKSSAQSKLACKVAHKVSQLKQKVKSKGLPAGISPFRRKEPNPGGRIQKKLSRPKSSKGTAKYQPQEPDPHEVSGFKDGHEDSDSDDGDQEADLAMLPSVPMAVLGPSPSSVVKMEANEKAKKKKERQGLLGPCRLGSPEGEVKIKRRPGKPGVGKLEKVPARRKTGSCEEGGSKKKLKAKPKESLRVAGPSGPSSAGPPSACSLFGAADPRHFGAREDGARLASERLKKATRKSKVLQSALRRKNGALSLALSPRSAKTILSKGKKLGKVKSKVASKQCKGRAVSKLLESFTVEDDFDFDDNSSFSEEEEEGSAGGRRSPPPHTCAIQKEDLRDGLHILIPKEDSLLYAGSVRTIQPPDIYSIIIEGERGNRQRIYSQEQLLQEAVLDVRPQSRRSLPPGTRVCAYWSQKSRCLYPGNVVRGSSSDEEEDDPEAVMVEFDDGDTGHIAVSNIRLLPPDFKIQCTEPSPALLVSSSCRRNKRSCGDMASPGELPPGLCTERHDGTKGPRSSGKKAICKEKSGKALELLSGSRAPVLGDALGRRGSPLLSWSAVAQTKRKAASKGTAVLQNLFQVNGSSKKLRAKEALFPVHHHVTAPVFGNGFGADSFSRIASSYASFGAGAGLVLPAAQKLLRCKKAERLEAEMGKGGRRRAGSEFLVKLDHEGVTSPKNKNCKALLLGDKDFGAKLERPLASGYTHSVLGKERKGRAAVHPLPVGLALRKYSGQAEFSLNCDSDCHSSYSDMDEEEDAGGLGTDVPSRFMTRLSVSSSSSGSSTSSSSGSISTSSLCSSDNEDSSYSSEDEDSALLLQTCLSHPVPALLAQPEALRSKGSAPQRCFLTKAAAAGPKAKLKRKEALSFSKAKEFSRRQRLPSVENRPKISAFLPARQLWRWSGNPTQRRGMKGKARKLFYKAIVRGKETLRIGDCAVFLSAGRPNLPYIGRIESMWESWGSNMVVKVKWFYHPEETKLGKRQSDGKNALYQSCHEDENDVQTISHKCQVVGREHYEQMTRNKKYQDRQDLYYLAGTYDPTTGRLVTADGVPVLC, from the exons ATGGATGGCCGCGACTTCGCGCCCGCCCCGCGGCTGTTACCGGAGCGGGGCGGCCTCGGACAGCGGCACGGAGCGGGGCGCGGCCCGGGCTCGGCTCCCCCCGGTCCGTTCCAACACACCAAGTTCTTCCCAGCACCCATCTCTATGGCCACGCACTCAG CAGGGAGCGGACTGATGGGGAGTGCACCGGCCTCATCCTTCATGGGGAGCTTCCTGAGTGGCAGCCTGGGCTCGGGAGCCCCCAGCCACCCCTCGGGCCCCACTGCCTCCCCCCCAGAGCCGGCTTTCCATGGGCCACACTCCGGCACCTCCCAGATCTGGTTCTCACACTCCCATGAAG CACCGGGGTACCCCCGCTTCTCCGGGAGCCTGGCATCCACCTTCCTGCCCATGAGCCACCTGGACCACCACGGGAACAGCAACGTCCTCTACAGCCAGCACCGCTTCTACGAGAGCCAGAAAG ATAACTTCTACCTGCGCAACCTGCCCGCCCAGCCCGCCCTGCTCCCCACTGGCCACGGCTTCCCCGGCATCACCCGTGCCGCCCCCGGCCCCCCCGCCGGCTCCTGCAGCCGTGAGCGTGACGCCGGCCCCGTGCCCAAGACCCCCAAGGACTACGACCGCTTCCTGGCGGCCAAGGAGAAGGCGAGCAAAGCGGACAGCAAGGAGCGGGTGCAGGAGGACGATGGCAAAGAGCGGCACCGCGCCGTGCTGCCGGTGCCACCCGAGGGGCACTGCAAGGAGGGGCTGCCACCCCGAGCGGGCACCAAGCACCTGCCCTCCTGCCTGCTGGGTGCCAAGGGGCTGGAGGGCGATGGCCGTGCCACGCTCCCCAGCTGTGCCGGCAGCGCTCTGCCCCGTGCCGTGCGCTGCGCCAAGGAGCCGTGCCGGGAGCCCACCGCCCCCGAAGCCCCCCCGGCGTACGGCGAGTGCCTGGAGCGGCGGCAGATGCTGCACCACGCCGTGTCCTACGCTGTGCCCGCTGGGCCGGCCCCGCTCGGTGCCGCGGCCGCCGGTTCCTTCCCGTGTCTGCAGCTTCACGCCGGCCCCGACGTGCTGTGCCCGCTGCCGGAGAAGGGCGGGCGGGAGCTGAAGCTGAGCGGTGCCACCTTCGTGCCTTCGGTGGGACACCTGACGGACAAGAGCCGCTCCTTCCAGGTGGCGGCTGAGGGCTGCGGGATGGAGCGCGCCGAGGGCAAGGAGCGGCACAGCGACACCGAAGCCCCAAGTGCTGCATATGGGGCTGCGTTCCACCACGGCAAAGCTGAGGGCAAAGCCGAGCGCAGGATGGAGTGGGGCGGCCCTGGCGCGCGGCTGAAGGGCTTGGAGTACCTGGGGGGCGGTGGCGGAGGGGCGGCCGAAGGGACCCCCTATGCTGCCCTCGGCCCCCCACCCAAGGGTGCCCTGGAGAAGGGGTACTTCGAGGTGCCGCCTGCCCCTGACTGCGCCCGCGCCCCACACCACGGCGAGCCGCTGGGCGCCAAGCTGGGCCCCTCCTGCTGCACTTTAGAGAAGGGCCCCAAGGAGCCCCCCCCGCAGAAGGTGGCGCGGATCCGGCACCAGCAGCACGGCACCGGCAGCGAGGCGGAACAGTCTGAGGGTCAGCGCAAAGCTCTGGAGCTGAACTCGCTTGGCTACACCGCACCCCATCTGCCCCCCTGGGGCATGCAGGGCCAGGGCCCCCCCATGGGCATGGCGGAGGAGAGGAAGGGCTCCTACCTGGACCCCTTTGGAACGGgtctgcagcaggctgcactGATGACTCAGGGCTCGGTGCTGAGCCAGGATATGCCCACTCCCCCGGATGAGGTCTCAGCCATGAAGAACCTCCTCAAGTACAGCAACCAAGCACTTATTGTGGGTCAGAAGGCAGCTCCCTTCGTGGGGCTGGGCAGCATCAAGGGCAGCTGTGCCCACCAGGATGCCAAGTTCCCCCCCCCGGCCAAGGGGCAGCCGGAGCTGCCGGACTGCGCCCGAAGCCGCGAGCATGAGCTGGGGCACGGAGAGGGTGAGGTGCGTCAGCCACCTGTGGGCATTGCTGTGGCCGTGGCACGGCAGAAGGACACGCTGAGCCGTCCTGAGCCCTCCTATGGCAGTGGGTCCAGCCGGCAGGGCAGGACGGCTGCTGGCATCAAAGGTAAAGGGCTGGGGGACGGGGTGGGCTGGGGGTCCCTTTGGGGCCGTGTTCACCTGTGTCTTCTCACAGCCGGCACCACGCGGCCCATGCATGTCATCGACctggaggcagaggaggagaggggacGGCTCTGCGAGGAGCGCCTGGGGCTGCCAGGAcgagagctgctgctcca GGACAACAAGGAGCTGGTGGAGTTTGCACGGATGCACCCCTCAGGGGGGTGTCCCGGAGACCTCACCCCCCACCTGATGATGGCGGGGGGCTCCTCGCTGCCAGCAGGGCAACTCGGGGGGGACCCGGCTGCCCACGCACACCCCGCGCACACGCACTGGCTGCCCCGCACCCGCAGCCCCTCCATCTGGATGGGGGGGCACTCCTACG gcATTGGCCACCCCGCGCTGCACCAGAACCTGCCACCCGCCTTCCCTGCCTCCATGCCCAGCACCATGCAGCCCGTCTTCCCCCTCTCCCAGGAGCCCCCCACCCAGCTCGTCATCCTGCCCACCGAGCCCCCTGCCCACGGCACCCCCCACACGCTGG CTGACGTGATGGACCAGGCGTCACTGTGGCCCCCCATGTACCCAGGCCGGGGTCCCAGCGCCCACCTGCAGCACACGGGGCAGCTGCCTGTGTACTCGCGCTCCCAGTTCCTGCGGCAGCAGGAGCTCTAcgccctgcagcagcagcgggCGGCCCAGGCCCTCGAGATCCAGCGCCAGGCTCACGTCCAG CGCAAGCCGGAGGAGCAGCCCCTGGAGCTGGAGGACGTGGGTCCCGAGAAGCCCCTCAAGCCCTCTCACAAAGCAGTTGCCTTAAACCCCCCGGCCAAGGCCATGTCCTCGGCGGCACCTGGGCCCCCCAAGCTGTCCCCCTGCTGCCACTCCCCGGCCCTGCGGCACCCAGCCAAGTGCCCTGTGGCGCTACCCACAGCCCCCTGCACTTTACCCGTCTGCCCCACCGCCAGCTCCGCCGTGGCCCCGCGCTCCCCAGCTGACAGCCCCGTCCCCGTGCAGAGCAAGGGCAGCGATGGCGAGGACAAGCGTGGGGAGGGACAGCCGCCCCGTGACTACCCCAAGTCCCTGGAGCCAG ACCTGCCCCCAGGGTACAGCTACCCTGCGTCCAGCATGGGCTTCTCAGAGGTGCCCCCCGCCGAGCCCGCAGACCCCGACACCATGCAGGCGGGCTCCCCACCAGCTGAACCCGAGCAGTCCCGGACCTTCAGCCCAGCCGAAGAGCCCAGTGCAGAACAGGAGCTGCCATCCACGGGGGCTTCAGCCGAGGGTCCAGGTGCCATGTTGCACCGGCAccacctgctgctggctgcgGCACCGGGTGCTGTGCCCGGAGAGGAGAACTTCGGGGTGTGCAGGGAAACGGCAGCAGTGTtggagcagagctctgtagAGCAGCAACACCCGGTGCCCACGGAGGGATCCTCTCTGCTGGGCCCCCCGGACggtgaagaggaggaggaggaggaggatgaagaagaggaagaagaggaagaaggtgACAGCGAAGGCTcagggctggagagcagctgtgatgaggaggaggaggaggaaggtgatgACCCCAGCCGTgcacccagcaggcagcagtgctgctcaggaggGCTGGAGGCTCTCATCGCTGCTGGCATCGACCTGGgggagctgccagcactggggtCCCCCGAGGAGCCTCCCCCAGCACCCCCGTCTCCTGCGCCCTGCACTGTGGGGCTGCCTGGCATCGCGCTGCTCAGTGAGCTGGCTGAACTGGAGCTGCGTCAGCGCCGCTGTGACTTGGCCGTGGAAG GGGAGGACGAGGACCTGCTGGCCTTCAACCTACAGAACCTGGCCACGGTAGCAGCTGCCTGGTCGCTGGTGGAGGCGGCCAGCCGGGAGGGCAGCCCCCCAGCACTCAGCCCCCTGCCCACCTCCCCTCCACCCCGTGCTCGTGTGCCACGCCGCAAGTACACCTGGACCCCCAAAACCAAGGCG gTGTGCCCACTGAAGGCGGCCATCGAGCAGCTCAACACGCAGGAGGTGGAGGTGCGGATGCggctggctgagctgcagcgACGCTACAAGGAGAAGCAGCGTGAGCTGGTGAAGCTGCAGCGGCGGCATGAACACGA GCGTGACGAGAGCTCGCGGAGCCCAGCGCGGCGCGGGCCGGGGCGGCCGAGGAAGCgcaagcactgcagcacactgagCCGGGCCGAGAGCCGCAAGGTCAA GGCGGTGCAgagcagcctgtccctgctgtgtgctgagctgcatgCTGAGCCCCAGCCCAAGAAGAAGCGCAGCAAACTGGAGCAGCAGTACGGAGCCATGGCGGGGGCTGCG GAGAAGGTGCAGCACAAGAAGAGCAGTGCGCAGAGCAAGCTGGCTTGTAAGGTGGCTCACAAGGTGTCgcagctgaagcagaaggtGAAGAGCAAAGGGCTCCCTGCTGGCATCAGCCCCTTCCGACGGAAAGAGCCCAACCCCGGTGGCCGCATCCAGAAGAAGCTGTCCCGCCCCAAGAGCTCCAAGGGCACGGCCAAGTACCAGCCACAGGAGCCTGACCCCCATGAGGTCTCTGGCTTCAAAG ATGGGCACGAGGACTCAGACAGCGATGATGGGGACCAGGAGGCCGACCTTGCTATGCTGCCCTCGGtgcccatggctgtgctggggcccTCCCCATCCTCTGTGGTGAAGATGGAGGCCAATGAGAAGGcgaagaagaagaaggaaaggcaggGGCTGCTAG GACCGTGCCGCCTGGGCAGCCCTGAGGGCGAGGTGAAGATCAAGAGGCGTCCAGGCAAACCGGGGGTTGGCAAGCTGGAGAAGGTGCCGGCACGGCGCAAAACAGGCAGCTGTGAGGAGGGGGGCAGCAAGAAGAAGCTGAAGGCGAAACCCAAAGAGAGTCTCCGGGTGGCCGGACCCAGCggccccagctctgctggccCCCCCTCTGCATGCAGCCTGTTTGGGGCTGCAGACCCCCGGCACTTTGGGGCGAGGGAGGATGGTGCACGGCTGGCCAGTGAGAGGCTCAAGAAGGCCACGCGCAAGAGCAAGGTCCTGCAGTCAGCATTGAGG aggaagaacGGGGCCCTCTCGCTGGCCCTCTCACCCCGGAGTGCCAAAACCATCCTGAGCAAGGGCAAGAAGCTGGGCAAGGTGAAGAGCAAAGTGGCCAGCAAACAG TGCAAGGGCCGGGCGGTCAGCAAGCTGCTGGAGAGCTTCACTGTGGAGGACGACTTTGACTTCGATGACAACAGCAGCTTctcagaggaggaggaggagggcagtgCAGGTGGGCGCcgctcccccccaccccacacctgCGCCATCCAGAAGGAGGACCTGCGGGACGGGCTGCACATCCTCATCCCAAAGGAAGACAGCCTGCTGTATGCCGGCAGCGTGCGCACCATCCAGCCCCCCGACAT ATACAGCATCATCATTGAGGGCGAGAGGGGGAACCGGCAGCGCATCTACTCACAGGAACaactgctgcaggaggca GTCCTGGATGTGCGGCCGCAGTCACGGCGCAGCCTTCCTCCCGGCACCCGTGTCTGTGCCTACTGGAGCCAGAAGTCCCGCTGCCTGTACCCGGGGAACGTGGTGCGAG GCTCCTCCAGCGACGAGGAGGAGGACGACCCCGAGGCGGTGATGGTGGAGTTCGATGATGGGGACACGGGACACATTGCTGTGTCCAACATCCGTCTGCTGCCGCCTGACTTCAAGATCCAGT GCACGGAGCCTTCCCCTGCACTGCTGGTGTCCAGCTCCTGCCGGCGGAACAAGCGCTCCTGTGGCGACATGGCTTCCCCTGGAGAGCTGCCCCCTGGGCTGTGCACAGAGCGGCACGATGGCACCAAGGGCCCCAGGAGTTCGGGCAAGAAGGCGATCTGCAAGGAGAAAAGTG GCAAagccctggagctgctgtcGGGCAGCCGAGCTCCGGTGCTGGGTGATGCACTGGGGCGGCGGGGCAGCCCTCTGCTCAGCTGGTCGGCGGTGGCACAGACCAAGCGGAAGGCAGCGAGCAAAGGCACAGCCGTGCTGCAGAACCTCTTCCAGGTGAACGGCAGCTCCAAGAAGCTGCGTGCCAAGGAGGCCCTGTTCCCCGTGCACCACCACGTCACCGCTCCCGTCTTCGGCAACGGCTTCGGGGCCGACTCGTTCAGCCGCATCGCCAGCTCCTACGCGTCCTTCGGGGCCGGTGCCGGGCTGGTGCTGCCGGCCGCTCAGAAGCTTCTGCGCTGCAAGAAGGCAGAGAGGCTGGAGGCCGAGATGGGCAAAGGCGGCCGGCGCAGGGCGGGCAGCGAGTTCCTGGTGAAGCTGGACCACGAAGGGGTGACATCCCCCAAGAACAAGAACTGCAAGGCCCTGCTGCTGGGCGACAAGGACTTTGGGGCCAAGCTGGAGCGGCCGCTGGCCAGCGGCTACACGCATTCGGTGCTGGgcaaggagaggaaggggagggcGGCCGTGCACCCGCTGCCAGTGGGGCTGGCGCTGCGCAAGTACTCGGGTCAGGCCGAGTTCAGCCTGAACTGCGACAGCGACTGCCACAGCTCCTACTCGGACATGGACGAGGAGGAGGACGCGGGCGGGCTGGGCACCGATGTGCCCTCACGCTTCATGACCCGCCTGTCAgtgtcctcctcctcctcgggctcctccacctcctccagctccGGCTCCATCTCCACCTCCAGCCTCTGCTCCTCCGACAACGAGGACTCGTCGTACAGCTCGGAGGACGAGGACTcagcgctgctgctgcagacctGCCTCTCGCACCCGGTGCCGGCGCTGCTGGCTCAGCCCGAGGCTCTGCGCTCCAAAGGCTCCGCGCCGCAGCGCTGCTTCCTCACCAAGGCAGCAGCCGCCGGCCCCAAGGCCAAGCTCAAGCGCAAGGAGGCCCTCAGCTTCTCCAAAGCCAAAGAGTTCTCCCGGAGGCAGCGGCTGCCCTCGGTGGAAAACCGGCCAAAGATCTCCGCCTTCCTGCCCGCGCGACAGCTCTGGAGGTGGTCGGGGAACCCCACTCAG CGGCGGGGCATGAAGGGGAAGGCACGGAAGCTGTTCTATAAGGCCATCGTGCGGGGTAAGGAGACGCTGCGCATCGGGGACTGCGCCGTCTTCTTGTCGGCCGGGCGGCCCAACCTGCCCTACATCGGACGCATTGAGAGCATGTGGGAGTCCTGGGGCAGCAACATGGTGGTGAAAGTGAAGTGGTTCTACCACCCGGAGGAGACCAAGCTGGGCAAGAGGCAGAGCGATGGCaag AACGCTCTGTACCAGTCGTGCCACGAGGACGAGAACGACGTTCAGACCATCTCCCACAAGTGCCAGGTGGTGGGCAGGGAACACTACGAGCAAATGACCCGCAACAAGAAGTACCAGGACCGTCAGGATCTCTATTACCTGGCTGGAACCTACGACCCAACCACAGGCCGCCTCGTCACCGCCGATGGAGTGCCCGTCCTCTGCTGA